The Candidatus Beckwithbacteria bacterium genome has a segment encoding these proteins:
- a CDS encoding undecaprenyl/decaprenyl-phosphate alpha-N-acetylglucosaminyl 1-phosphate transferase, translating into MLSFWPFIVSLILGLGLTPLVIWFYHRQNWLDNPAGKTHPKHIHTKPLPRGGGLAIFGAILLATLLFLPLDKHVIGILLGGLILTITGILDDIFDLNPTLRIGIGFLAAACVVAAGIGIPFLTNPFGASLIYLNQPQIPLYLFGKLRTIWVLADLFALFWIVGLMNFVNWSKGLDGQLPGTVAIAAITIALLSQTFSADITQWTTGILALVVAGAYLGFLPWNFFPQKILPGYGAGSLAGYFLATLAILSTTKVGTLLVVLGIPIIDAVFVIIRRIAAGKSPIWGDTRHLHHTLLKLGWSKQRVAVFYWVITAILGFIALRLNSQQKFYTIMILIIGFGIFLLWIKQFLASSNRPAPDNGSKM; encoded by the coding sequence ATGTTATCTTTTTGGCCTTTTATCGTTAGTTTAATCTTAGGTCTTGGTTTAACTCCTTTGGTAATTTGGTTTTATCACCGTCAAAACTGGCTTGATAATCCAGCTGGAAAAACCCATCCTAAACATATCCATACTAAACCTTTGCCTCGAGGAGGAGGCTTAGCTATCTTTGGAGCTATTTTACTAGCTACCTTATTATTTTTGCCTTTAGATAAACATGTTATAGGCATTTTACTGGGAGGCTTAATACTGACTATTACTGGTATTCTGGATGATATTTTTGACTTAAATCCTACATTACGAATTGGCATAGGGTTTTTAGCAGCTGCCTGTGTAGTGGCCGCCGGCATTGGCATTCCTTTTCTGACTAATCCTTTTGGAGCATCTCTGATCTATTTGAACCAACCTCAAATCCCTTTATATCTATTTGGTAAGTTACGAACTATTTGGGTCTTAGCTGATCTATTTGCTCTGTTTTGGATTGTGGGATTGATGAATTTTGTCAACTGGTCAAAGGGTTTAGATGGGCAACTACCTGGCACCGTAGCCATTGCTGCTATTACTATTGCACTTTTATCGCAGACATTTTCAGCTGATATTACTCAATGGACAACTGGCATTTTAGCTCTTGTTGTAGCGGGAGCTTATTTGGGGTTTTTGCCTTGGAATTTTTTTCCCCAAAAAATTCTACCGGGCTATGGAGCTGGTTCACTAGCAGGCTATTTCCTGGCCACTCTAGCCATATTATCAACTACTAAAGTTGGTACTTTACTGGTAGTTTTAGGTATTCCGATTATTGATGCGGTGTTTGTCATTATCAGACGAATAGCTGCTGGCAAATCACCTATCTGGGGTGATACCAGACACCTTCATCATACTTTGTTAAAATTAGGCTGGAGCAAGCAACGAGTGGCAGTTTTTTACTGGGTAATTACGGCTATCCTAGGGTTTATCGCCCTTAGATTGAATAGCCAGCAAAAATTCTATACAATCATGATACTGATTATTGGTTTTGGAATTTTTCTTCTATGGATCAAGCAGTTTTTGGCATCATCAAATCGGCCCGCCCCAGACAATGGCTCAAAAATGTAA
- a CDS encoding TatD family hydrolase has protein sequence MLIDSHCHLEYLDNPDEAIAQAKTSGIEIIVNPTVNAESAEKVLNLAKKHVGIYVALGIYPEEAARDWPSQAKAIEKLLAEKGKQVVAIGETGLDFADAQAKNQQEAQLQLFKQHLEWAKQYQLPLVIHNRKASNEILDLVEAANLQIAPGVLHCFTGSKKFAKRALEMGFYLGIGGLLTYETGLQEVVKTIPLDRIVLETDSPYLVPEPVRQEKRYPNEPANLIYTAQKLAELKQLSLEEVAAQTTQNVNLLFSLEGKY, from the coding sequence ATGTTAATCGATTCCCATTGTCATCTTGAATATTTAGATAATCCTGATGAAGCCATAGCCCAAGCTAAGACTTCAGGAATAGAGATAATCGTTAATCCGACCGTTAATGCCGAGTCAGCTGAAAAAGTCTTAAATCTGGCTAAAAAACATGTCGGTATTTACGTAGCTTTAGGGATATATCCGGAAGAAGCAGCTAGAGACTGGCCTTCACAGGCTAAAGCAATAGAAAAATTGTTAGCAGAGAAAGGGAAACAAGTGGTAGCAATCGGTGAAACTGGCCTAGATTTTGCCGATGCTCAAGCGAAAAACCAACAGGAAGCTCAACTTCAATTATTTAAACAGCATTTAGAATGGGCCAAACAATACCAGCTACCTTTAGTAATTCATAACCGTAAAGCCAGTAATGAAATTTTAGATCTTGTTGAAGCTGCCAACTTACAAATAGCACCTGGAGTTTTACATTGCTTTACAGGTAGTAAAAAATTTGCTAAAAGAGCTTTAGAAATGGGTTTTTATTTAGGAATTGGTGGTTTACTAACCTATGAAACAGGGCTACAGGAAGTGGTAAAAACTATTCCTCTAGACCGCATTGTCTTAGAAACTGACAGCCCGTACCTAGTACCAGAACCTGTTAGGCAAGAAAAACGCTATCCTAATGAGCCCGCTAACCTAATTTATACAGCCCAAAAACTGGCCGAATTAAAACAGCTTAGCTTGGAAGAAGTAGCTGCTCAAACAACCCAAAATGTAAACCTGCTCTTTTCTCTGGAGGGCAAATACTAG
- a CDS encoding UbiA prenyltransferase family protein: MDQAVFGIIKSARPRQWLKNVSLFTGLVFTGWLFIPDKFLTVLQATAVFCLITSSVYIFNDIIDAPSDRLHPLKKNRPIASGKVPIPTALFIAILLFTISMWLALQISFFFFFLSFLYVLLHFAYTLWLKHIPILDVMAIASGFILRVYAGAVAIDAHINVWLLLCVVSFSLFLAIGKRRSEKTLLRSKSLKAQRQVLSHYPENLLGIYTSMFANTTWLTYALFTFQQQVFITQGNVLTLMADLPRAFVNQKLLMLTIPLVIYGVMRYLQLIYDQDKGESPEEVLLNDWPLILTVGIWVILLIIIIYGIA; this comes from the coding sequence ATGGATCAAGCAGTTTTTGGCATCATCAAATCGGCCCGCCCCAGACAATGGCTCAAAAATGTAAGCCTATTTACTGGCTTGGTATTTACGGGCTGGTTGTTTATTCCTGATAAATTTTTGACAGTCCTGCAGGCTACAGCTGTTTTTTGCCTGATTACTTCTTCAGTTTACATTTTCAATGATATTATTGATGCTCCCTCTGATAGGCTTCATCCTCTGAAAAAAAATCGACCTATTGCCTCTGGAAAAGTTCCAATTCCCACTGCTTTATTTATTGCTATTTTGCTTTTCACTATCAGTATGTGGCTAGCTTTACAAATTTCTTTTTTCTTTTTCTTTTTAAGCTTTTTGTATGTCTTGCTGCACTTTGCTTATACCCTCTGGCTTAAACACATCCCGATCTTAGATGTCATGGCTATTGCTAGCGGCTTCATCTTAAGAGTATATGCTGGTGCTGTTGCCATAGATGCCCATATCAATGTCTGGTTACTGCTCTGCGTGGTCTCCTTTTCCCTATTTTTAGCTATAGGCAAAAGACGGTCTGAAAAAACCTTACTTCGCTCAAAATCACTTAAAGCTCAGCGTCAGGTTTTATCTCATTACCCAGAGAATTTACTTGGTATTTATACTTCTATGTTTGCCAATACTACGTGGTTAACCTATGCCTTATTTACGTTTCAGCAGCAGGTATTTATTACTCAAGGCAATGTCCTGACGCTTATGGCTGATCTACCTCGAGCCTTTGTCAACCAAAAATTGCTCATGCTCACCATTCCTCTAGTAATTTATGGGGTTATGCGTTATTTACAACTGATTTATGATCAAGATAAAGGGGAATCACCTGAGGAGGTACTACTTAACGATTGGCCACTAATTTTAACTGTAGGAATCTGGGTAATTTTACTGATAATTATTATCTACGGAATAGCCTAA
- a CDS encoding M23 family metallopeptidase, translating to MKRSVKQSFSETVFNVLFFIVNQIIALLLAMPYLLWRTIFPLDSRLGHPISKFFRKLFEAKRAKQIIGINLAIFIVLASILQGSIFAQESDSGKPELTKITIQEEPVKTETVFRQPVAGYISQSFTWYHPGIDIAGNNNYLVHPIASGKIVSIENTAFGYGLSVLVKHENGIESRYAHLQNIDIAIGQEVDKDTVLGHVGSTGWSTGPHLHFEVYQNGVVIDPLTVLPDGFETSYISLSTPTDDAVLIATDNSIDQELVEKMATFSAEIKSVELEN from the coding sequence ATGAAACGATCTGTTAAACAGTCTTTTTCTGAAACAGTCTTTAATGTCCTTTTTTTCATAGTCAATCAAATCATAGCTTTATTACTAGCTATGCCGTATTTACTGTGGAGGACAATCTTTCCTTTAGATAGCCGTCTTGGCCATCCTATTTCAAAGTTTTTTAGAAAACTATTTGAAGCTAAGAGAGCCAAGCAGATTATTGGTATTAATCTGGCAATTTTTATTGTCCTGGCTTCAATTTTACAAGGCTCAATTTTTGCTCAAGAATCAGATAGCGGAAAACCAGAGCTTACTAAAATTACGATACAGGAAGAGCCAGTAAAAACCGAAACAGTATTTCGCCAACCTGTTGCCGGCTATATTTCTCAAAGTTTTACCTGGTATCACCCTGGTATTGATATTGCCGGAAATAATAACTACCTAGTTCACCCAATTGCTTCAGGCAAGATAGTTTCAATTGAAAATACTGCTTTTGGCTATGGCTTGAGTGTTTTAGTCAAGCACGAGAATGGCATTGAATCTCGATATGCTCATTTGCAAAATATTGATATTGCTATTGGACAAGAAGTAGATAAAGATACAGTCTTAGGTCACGTTGGTTCTACTGGTTGGAGTACTGGACCTCATCTTCACTTTGAGGTATACCAAAATGGAGTAGTTATTGATCCACTGACTGTTTTACCTGACGGGTTTGAAACCAGCTATATTTCTTTATCAACTCCTACTGATGATGCTGTTTTGATTGCTACTGATAATTCTATTGATCAGGAATTGGTTGAAAAAATGGCTACGTTTTCTGCTGAGATTAAGTCGGTGGAGCTGGAAAATTAA
- a CDS encoding glycosyltransferase family 2 protein, translating to MDIQTKKDQRLLRFLEIVPGFVSWSLILFPIWGSLLIPVAVAYYILAFDVYWLYRSLSLGILATLSYFKIKAFQKYDWMRDVKDFGDWQKVQHIVIIPNYCEPQYILERTLDALVAQTFPTKNIHIVLGFEEREGPEAQKKYKTLKQKYGKKFANFIGTFHPVLEGEVVGKSSNMAWASKVAKKEIIDKQGFDIDYCTISSEDVDARFNEQYFATLTYKFLDDPKRYERFWQPAILYYNNIWDIPAPIRVFATNASIVQIGMLNRKDRLINFSTYSTSLKLIDRIGYWDTDVIPEDYRLFFKAYFKTDGKVSVEPIFLPVHADAANSRNFKKTMVNQYEQVKRWAWGTSDDPYIIMQWLKAKQIPFWDKTIRVLKVVEDHFLWPVNWFAITIGATLPPLLNPDFARTVIGKSLPQTSSAILTVSLLSMLLIIVVDFTQRPGKKEVKLWKKLLTPFEYILLPVVGFFFSALPGLDAHTRLMLGRYIEYRVTEKV from the coding sequence ATGGATATTCAGACTAAAAAAGATCAACGCTTGCTTCGCTTTTTAGAAATCGTCCCTGGTTTTGTTTCTTGGTCGCTGATTTTATTTCCAATATGGGGATCGTTGTTAATACCGGTAGCAGTAGCTTATTACATTTTAGCTTTTGACGTATACTGGCTATACCGCTCACTAAGTTTAGGTATTTTAGCCACCTTATCTTATTTTAAAATTAAAGCTTTTCAAAAATACGATTGGATGCGGGATGTTAAAGATTTTGGTGATTGGCAAAAAGTTCAGCACATTGTCATTATCCCTAACTACTGTGAACCACAATATATTTTAGAAAGAACTTTAGATGCCTTGGTCGCACAGACCTTTCCGACTAAAAATATCCATATCGTCCTAGGATTTGAAGAGCGGGAAGGACCTGAAGCCCAAAAAAAATACAAAACGCTTAAACAAAAATACGGTAAAAAGTTTGCTAATTTTATCGGTACTTTTCATCCAGTTTTAGAGGGAGAAGTGGTAGGTAAATCTTCCAATATGGCTTGGGCTTCTAAAGTTGCCAAGAAAGAAATTATTGATAAACAGGGTTTTGATATTGACTATTGCACCATCAGCAGCGAGGATGTTGACGCTCGTTTTAATGAGCAGTATTTTGCTACGTTAACATATAAATTTCTCGATGATCCTAAGCGTTATGAACGCTTTTGGCAACCAGCTATTTTGTACTACAACAATATCTGGGATATTCCAGCTCCGATCCGGGTTTTTGCCACCAATGCCAGCATTGTCCAAATTGGCATGCTAAACCGCAAAGATAGGTTAATTAACTTTTCAACTTATTCTACTTCTTTAAAGTTAATTGACCGAATTGGTTACTGGGATACAGATGTAATTCCAGAAGATTACCGACTCTTTTTCAAAGCCTATTTCAAAACAGATGGTAAAGTCTCGGTTGAACCTATTTTCTTACCAGTCCATGCCGATGCTGCTAACTCTAGAAACTTTAAAAAAACTATGGTCAACCAGTATGAGCAAGTTAAGCGCTGGGCCTGGGGCACCTCAGATGATCCGTATATTATTATGCAGTGGCTTAAGGCTAAACAAATTCCTTTTTGGGATAAAACCATTAGGGTGCTAAAAGTGGTTGAAGATCATTTTTTATGGCCAGTCAACTGGTTTGCTATCACTATTGGAGCTACATTGCCACCCCTTTTAAATCCAGATTTTGCCAGAACCGTGATAGGTAAAAGCCTACCTCAAACTTCATCAGCAATTTTAACAGTTTCTCTGCTTTCAATGCTTTTAATTATTGTGGTTGATTTTACCCAACGTCCTGGTAAAAAAGAAGTTAAGCTCTGGAAAAAACTACTCACTCCATTTGAATATATTCTTTTGCCAGTAGTGGGCTTTTTCTTCTCAGCTCTACCTGGTCTTGATGCCCATACTAGACTTATGTTGGGCCGCTACATTGAGTATCGTGTTACTGAGAAAGTCTAA
- a CDS encoding PEGA domain-containing protein — protein sequence MKLWPKGLLIVLTAFLLSSCSIPFIGDGKKAALSVNTTPKASIFLDGNHIGSTPFYEENLKPGEYTIKLVPEDGVGTAWEKRITLAKGILTVVSREMGETQELSSGYDLSLEADQKDKTTMSVVTTPEGAIIAIDGEPIGFAPQTVEDLSAGDHTILISSPGYVEKSFKAQLIEGYKLIASVQLAKSDEPVAQEDTNSDKTTGTADEETKQEEDKALDANLDEETEETEKVGANLKRPYVTINETPTGWLNVRKGPSTSDELITKVNPGDSYKYLEANDTGWYKIELEDGQEAWLSSKYVTLYE from the coding sequence ATGAAACTTTGGCCCAAAGGATTACTTATTGTTTTGACTGCTTTTCTCTTATCTTCCTGCTCTATTCCTTTTATTGGTGATGGTAAAAAAGCGGCTTTATCAGTTAATACTACCCCAAAAGCCAGCATTTTTCTTGACGGCAATCATATTGGTTCAACCCCATTTTATGAGGAAAATCTAAAGCCTGGAGAATACACCATTAAACTTGTACCAGAGGATGGAGTTGGAACAGCCTGGGAAAAACGAATTACCTTAGCTAAAGGCATTTTGACTGTGGTGTCTCGAGAAATGGGAGAAACCCAAGAACTTTCCAGTGGTTATGATCTTTCACTGGAAGCAGATCAAAAAGACAAAACAACCATGTCGGTAGTAACTACGCCAGAGGGAGCAATTATAGCTATTGATGGAGAGCCAATTGGTTTTGCTCCTCAGACTGTAGAAGATTTATCTGCTGGTGATCACACTATCCTAATTTCCTCGCCCGGATATGTTGAGAAAAGCTTCAAAGCTCAGCTTATTGAAGGATATAAACTAATTGCCAGTGTCCAACTGGCTAAATCTGATGAACCAGTAGCTCAGGAAGATACAAATTCAGACAAAACAACAGGTACTGCTGACGAAGAGACTAAACAGGAAGAAGATAAAGCATTAGATGCTAATTTAGATGAAGAAACAGAGGAAACAGAAAAAGTTGGAGCTAATTTAAAACGACCTTATGTGACTATCAATGAAACTCCTACGGGCTGGCTTAATGTTCGTAAAGGCCCTAGTACCTCTGATGAACTTATTACTAAAGTTAATCCTGGCGATTCATACAAATATCTAGAAGCTAATGATACAGGTTGGTATAAAATTGAGCTGGAAGATGGTCAAGAAGCCTGGCTTTCCTCTAAATACGTGACTTTATACGAGTAA